ACACCAAGATGTTGTGCTTTTTCCTCCCCAAAGGATAGAGCATTTAATTCCCGAGTGCATGACATTAGTAATAATGAACCAATAATAAAGAAAGGAAAAATAATTTGAATATAATCCCATCCCCTCATCGATACACTCCCTAAAAGCCAGCCGATAATTTGTCTAAGTTCTTCCCCCGTCAAAGCAATCATCAGGGAAATGAAAGCTCCAAGAAAAGAACTGAAAATAATCCCCGTTAAAATGATCGTTTCTACTTTCATCGACCGTTCAATTTTTTGGGCGAACATAACAACAATGAAAATCGTTGCAATTGATGTAAGAATACTTATGATCGGCAAGGTGTAATTTCCGACGAGCGGTAAGGTAATATGAAAGAACAACGTCATAACCGCCCCAACAGACGCCCCAGATGAGACCCCTAATGTGTAGGGATCGGCTAATGGGTTACGAAGCAATCCTTGAAAGGCAGCTCCCGCAATTGCTAAAGAAGCACCCACTATTCCTGCAAGAATTACCCGTGGTAAGCGGATATCCCATACGATATTATTGAACATCCCATCTACATTTCCAATTGATGTATGGAATAAATGGTGGGAAATTAATAAAAGAATATCTCCAAAAGGAACAGAAACGGTTCCGATGGAGATACCTACTAACATCGATAAAATTAAGAAGGTAAAGGAGAAAACATAAGCCAATCCTTTATTCAGCAAAAACATCTGGATAGATTGCTTTGGCAAGTTCCTCTACTCCTTCTATTAGTCTAGGGCCAGTACGATTGACTAAATCTGCGTGCACTTCAAATACTTGTTTATTTTTTATTGCCTTCATATCTTCCCAACCTTTACGGCTTAGGATCTTTTCTATTGGATTTTTAGTGTAAAAGCCGTGAGTTGCCACGATGACATCAGGATCCATTTCTATAATCGCTTCTTGGTTTAGTTGTGGCCAACCTTCTTGCTCTACAACATTTTCTGCATGAATAATGTCAAGCATTTCTTGCATAAATGTATTTTTTCCAGCGGCATAAATTTCAGGAGCTGGTGATATTTCGATCATGACTCTTTTCTTTTCATCATCCTTAATTTCTGTAGCCTTTTCCTTGATCTTCTCAAGGTCAGCTTTCATATCATCGATTAATGTATCCGCTTCTTTTACTT
This is a stretch of genomic DNA from Oikeobacillus pervagus. It encodes these proteins:
- a CDS encoding FecCD family ABC transporter permease; protein product: MPKQSIQMFLLNKGLAYVFSFTFLILSMLVGISIGTVSVPFGDILLLISHHLFHTSIGNVDGMFNNIVWDIRLPRVILAGIVGASLAIAGAAFQGLLRNPLADPYTLGVSSGASVGAVMTLFFHITLPLVGNYTLPIISILTSIATIFIVVMFAQKIERSMKVETIILTGIIFSSFLGAFISLMIALTGEELRQIIGWLLGSVSMRGWDYIQIIFPFFIIGSLLLMSCTRELNALSFGEEKAQHLGVNVQRKKMLILISGSILTGAAVAVSGTIGFVGLVIPHFVRIIWGPDHRHLLPLSMMIGAGFLILTDLISRTIISPSQLPIGVITALIGAPVFALILIRKHSKGRGTA